The following proteins come from a genomic window of Dreissena polymorpha isolate Duluth1 chromosome 1, UMN_Dpol_1.0, whole genome shotgun sequence:
- the LOC127864365 gene encoding uncharacterized protein LOC127864365 isoform X3: protein MRICNDNGAKFSCDRFRHALLRDLRKMDVQQLYLHLGSNDILTNEAVFYRDVADLCVLVHQEAHNRCPECRVVCSNEYALLSHFCSRHIKQPETGKESKIKLIGSPMIASANHELNEVSSRKWKACLENRSFHYEGTYKHFPPTMWIKMFGLMILGRMCGQGGLHYIMMQLCIQQHVNLSQPMLMLLNDVENNPGPEYSCKWISCKEDFHSIGQQDAHIISHVVQEKCCRWGDCTKVLSFNSLEIHELKHLYDVSLALCMNWCCFIFCISLSQSSLVLMVKYILSASFFPPILPFIVCLHQEF from the exons atgagaatatgtaatgacaatg gtgccaaattttcttgtgatcgttttcgccatgcattgttgagagacttgcggaagatggatgttcaacagctgtatcttcatctaggctcaaatgacattcttacgaatgaagcagtgttttaccg agatgtagctgacttgtgcgttttggtgcatcag gaggcgcacaatcggtgtccagaatgcagggttgtttgctccaacgaatacgctttgctgagccacttctgcagtcgccacatcaagcaaccagagactggaaaagagagtaaaattaagctgataggctcaccaatg attgcatctgctaatcatgaactcaacgaagtcagctcaaggaagtggaaggcatgcttggaaaatagaagtttccattatgaag gaacatacaaacatttcccacccaccatgtggatcaagatgtttgggctgatgattctgggtcgtatgtgtggacaaggtggtcttcattacatcatgatgcagctgtgtattcaacaacatgttaacctgtcccagccgatgttgatgctcttaaatgatgttgagaacaatccaggaccg gagtattcgtgcaaatggatatcctgcaaggaagacttccactccataggacagcaagatgcacatatcatctctcatgtggttcaagagaaatgctgtagatggggagactgtaccaaagtcctgagctttaatagtcttgaaatccatgaacttaaacatctctatgatgtgagtttagcactgtgtatgaactggtgttgcttcattttctgcatatctttatctcagtcttctctagttttgatggtcaaatacatattgtctgccagtttttttcccccaatactgccgttcatcgtttgcttgcatcaagagttttaa
- the LOC127864365 gene encoding uncharacterized protein LOC127864365 isoform X4, with product MDVQQLYLHLGSNDILTNEAVFYRDVADLCVLVHQEAHNRCPECRVVCSNEYALLSHFCSRHIKQPETGKESKIKLIGSPMIASANHELNEVSSRKWKACLENRSFHYEGTYKHFPPTMWIKMFGLMILGRMCGQGGLHYIMMQLCIQQHVNLSQPMLMLLNDVENNPGPEYSCKWISCKEDFHSIGQQDAHIISHVVQEKCCRWGDCTKVLSFNSLEIHELKHLYDVSLALCMNWCCFIFCISLSQSSLVLMVKYILSASFFPPILPFIVCLHQEF from the exons atggatgttcaacagctgtatcttcatctaggctcaaatgacattcttacgaatgaagcagtgttttaccg agatgtagctgacttgtgcgttttggtgcatcag gaggcgcacaatcggtgtccagaatgcagggttgtttgctccaacgaatacgctttgctgagccacttctgcagtcgccacatcaagcaaccagagactggaaaagagagtaaaattaagctgataggctcaccaatg attgcatctgctaatcatgaactcaacgaagtcagctcaaggaagtggaaggcatgcttggaaaatagaagtttccattatgaag gaacatacaaacatttcccacccaccatgtggatcaagatgtttgggctgatgattctgggtcgtatgtgtggacaaggtggtcttcattacatcatgatgcagctgtgtattcaacaacatgttaacctgtcccagccgatgttgatgctcttaaatgatgttgagaacaatccaggaccg gagtattcgtgcaaatggatatcctgcaaggaagacttccactccataggacagcaagatgcacatatcatctctcatgtggttcaagagaaatgctgtagatggggagactgtaccaaagtcctgagctttaatagtcttgaaatccatgaacttaaacatctctatgatgtgagtttagcactgtgtatgaactggtgttgcttcattttctgcatatctttatctcagtcttctctagttttgatggtcaaatacatattgtctgccagtttttttcccccaatactgccgttcatcgtttgcttgcatcaagagttttaa
- the LOC127864365 gene encoding uncharacterized protein LOC127864365 isoform X1: protein MYICDLFTQTFANSVFKGAKFSCDRFRHALLRDLRKMDVQQLYLHLGSNDILTNEAVFYRDVADLCVLVHQEAHNRCPECRVVCSNEYALLSHFCSRHIKQPETGKESKIKLIGSPMIASANHELNEVSSRKWKACLENRSFHYEGTYKHFPPTMWIKMFGLMILGRMCGQGGLHYIMMQLCIQQHVNLSQPMLMLLNDVENNPGPEYSCKWISCKEDFHSIGQQDAHIISHVVQEKCCRWGDCTKVLSFNSLEIHELKHLYDVSLALCMNWCCFIFCISLSQSSLVLMVKYILSASFFPPILPFIVCLHQEF, encoded by the exons atgtatatttgtgatttatttacacagacattcgccaactctgttttcaaaggtgccaaattttcttgtgatcgttttcgccatgcattgttgagagacttgcggaagatggatgttcaacagctgtatcttcatctaggctcaaatgacattcttacgaatgaagcagtgttttaccg agatgtagctgacttgtgcgttttggtgcatcag gaggcgcacaatcggtgtccagaatgcagggttgtttgctccaacgaatacgctttgctgagccacttctgcagtcgccacatcaagcaaccagagactggaaaagagagtaaaattaagctgataggctcaccaatg attgcatctgctaatcatgaactcaacgaagtcagctcaaggaagtggaaggcatgcttggaaaatagaagtttccattatgaag gaacatacaaacatttcccacccaccatgtggatcaagatgtttgggctgatgattctgggtcgtatgtgtggacaaggtggtcttcattacatcatgatgcagctgtgtattcaacaacatgttaacctgtcccagccgatgttgatgctcttaaatgatgttgagaacaatccaggaccg gagtattcgtgcaaatggatatcctgcaaggaagacttccactccataggacagcaagatgcacatatcatctctcatgtggttcaagagaaatgctgtagatggggagactgtaccaaagtcctgagctttaatagtcttgaaatccatgaacttaaacatctctatgatgtgagtttagcactgtgtatgaactggtgttgcttcattttctgcatatctttatctcagtcttctctagttttgatggtcaaatacatattgtctgccagtttttttcccccaatactgccgttcatcgtttgcttgcatcaagagttttaa
- the LOC127864365 gene encoding uncharacterized protein LOC127864365 isoform X2: MTMTFANSVFKGAKFSCDRFRHALLRDLRKMDVQQLYLHLGSNDILTNEAVFYRDVADLCVLVHQEAHNRCPECRVVCSNEYALLSHFCSRHIKQPETGKESKIKLIGSPMIASANHELNEVSSRKWKACLENRSFHYEGTYKHFPPTMWIKMFGLMILGRMCGQGGLHYIMMQLCIQQHVNLSQPMLMLLNDVENNPGPEYSCKWISCKEDFHSIGQQDAHIISHVVQEKCCRWGDCTKVLSFNSLEIHELKHLYDVSLALCMNWCCFIFCISLSQSSLVLMVKYILSASFFPPILPFIVCLHQEF, encoded by the exons atgacaatg acattcgccaactctgttttcaaaggtgccaaattttcttgtgatcgttttcgccatgcattgttgagagacttgcggaagatggatgttcaacagctgtatcttcatctaggctcaaatgacattcttacgaatgaagcagtgttttaccg agatgtagctgacttgtgcgttttggtgcatcag gaggcgcacaatcggtgtccagaatgcagggttgtttgctccaacgaatacgctttgctgagccacttctgcagtcgccacatcaagcaaccagagactggaaaagagagtaaaattaagctgataggctcaccaatg attgcatctgctaatcatgaactcaacgaagtcagctcaaggaagtggaaggcatgcttggaaaatagaagtttccattatgaag gaacatacaaacatttcccacccaccatgtggatcaagatgtttgggctgatgattctgggtcgtatgtgtggacaaggtggtcttcattacatcatgatgcagctgtgtattcaacaacatgttaacctgtcccagccgatgttgatgctcttaaatgatgttgagaacaatccaggaccg gagtattcgtgcaaatggatatcctgcaaggaagacttccactccataggacagcaagatgcacatatcatctctcatgtggttcaagagaaatgctgtagatggggagactgtaccaaagtcctgagctttaatagtcttgaaatccatgaacttaaacatctctatgatgtgagtttagcactgtgtatgaactggtgttgcttcattttctgcatatctttatctcagtcttctctagttttgatggtcaaatacatattgtctgccagtttttttcccccaatactgccgttcatcgtttgcttgcatcaagagttttaa